The Rattus norvegicus strain BN/NHsdMcwi chromosome 9, GRCr8, whole genome shotgun sequence genome contains the following window.
GGGAGCTGGAGTACAAGTGACAGAATTGTAGcgggtctgggtttggtggcaggaTGATGCAGGCACTAAAGGTCCATTCAGACATCACCTCAAGAACCAAAATAACTTGCATGAAATAGTTTAGGTGAGAAGTAATAGTCTGTACAGGACATTGGGAATGGAGTATGACGGAGAGAATATTTGAAAGGCGTTTCTGATGATAAGGCATGTATGTGGTCATTGACGGATCAATGGAGAAATCACCTTTGCTGATTCCATTCAGTGGGGACCCTTCTATCTCTGCTCTTGCCGGGGACCAAagtcttccctttttttttttttttttttttaaagatttattttatctattatatataagtacactgtagctgtcttcagatacaccagaagagggcatcagatctctttacagatggttgtgagccaccatgtggttgctgggaattgaactcatgacctctggaagagcagtcgggtgctcttaactgctgagccatctctccagcccaagtcttCCCTTTCTAATATCCTGGTGTCGAGCTGGTTCCATTGCTTCTTGGAGTTGAGAAACTCTCCTGGCAAAAAGTCTACCTGAAGAGCAAAATGGTGGGGTTTTACCCTGGAATTCCAACACCATTCCCACTCCACAAAAGGACACTGAAACAAAGTTCTGCTGAGCCGTCCGTCTTGCTTCTGTGGGAGGGAGCGGAGCAAGTTTGATCGCTCTGGTTTCTAAACTAGTCTTATGCTTTCTTCCAGTTCTGCTGTTCTCCATCTCTAGGTTTTGACAGTGCCTCAGAACCCGTGAGCATCTGTGTTTTTTCCTTTCAAGATGCCATTTACAGACTTTGTTCTGGCCCTCAAAGACAATCCCTACTTTGGGGCTGGATTTGGGCTGGTAGGTGTGGGTACAGCTCTGGCTATGGCCCGGAAAGGAGCCCAGTTGGGTCTAGTGGCATTCCGTCGCCATTACATGATCACACTGGAAGTCCCTGCTAGAGACAGAAGCTATGCCTGGTTGCTTAGCTGGCTGACCCGGCACAGCACCCGCACTCAGCACCTCAGTGTTGAGACCTCATACCTTCAGCATGAAAGTGGCCGAATCTCCACCAAGTTTGAAttcatccccagccctggaaaccACTTCATTTGGTAAGACTGGAAGTTAGGAAGAGCTCTGAGGAGAGGGTGGATCAATGGAAGAAATCGGGCCACTTTGACAATTTTATCCAGGTATCAGGGAAAATGGATCCGGGTAGAGCGAAATCGAGAAATGCAGATGGTGGACTTGCAAACGGGGACTCCTTGGGAATCTGTCACCTTCACGGCCCTGGGCACTGATCGAAAGGTTTTCTTCAACATCCTGGAGGAAGGTGTGAGATGGCACAGGCAGGCTTTCAGGAATGGGGAGGTTGGGCATCTGCTGCTTGCAAAGGAGGAATAAGGATCCAAGTCCTTGGGAAAAGGGTACAGGTCAGAGCTCTACCTAATTGAAGAATCAGCTGTGCTCAAGAGACTTACTGTTTTGTTTCCTTGCTCCCAGCGAGAGCCCTGGCTCTGcagcaggaggaagggaagacTGTGATGTACACAGCTGTGGGTTCTGAATGGCGAACCTTCGGTTATCCACGCCGGAGGCGGCCACTGGATTCTGTAGTCCTACAGCAGGGTCTGGCTGACCGAATTGTTAAAGATATCCGAGAATTTATTGATAATCCCAAGTGGTACATTGACAGAGGTAAGTGGCAGCTGGAATCTTGGCGAGGCTGTAGCCAGATGAAGTTACAGAATAGTCTAGCTCAGGTGAAGGGAAAGAAAACTTGTCTATGAGGGTATCTTTTTCTGATACTAGGACCACTGATAGGGAGCAGAGCTGAGGGTAAATGTGGACACCCGGGCCAGAGTACATGATTCACTTTAGGTCTTGTTTATCCTGGTTATATCCCTAGGCATCCCCTACAGACGTGGCTACCTTCTTTATGGGCCCCCTGGTTGTGGAAAGAGCAGTTTTATGTGAGTAGTCAAATTCTCTTGACTCTGAGAAACAGCCTTTGCAGAAAAACTGGACTGAAAGCATTAGAAATGAATCTGGGAACCAAGAATCAGGGTAAACATGAGATTCCCTAGGTGTGCATCAAGTGGGTATAGGAAACGCAGGCCTGTGTGGCCTACCTCCTAGGACTCTTCAGGCTACCTAGGACCTCCTTCCCTGTCATTGTCCACAGAACAGCTCTGGCTGGAGAACTGGAACACAGCATCTGCCTGCTAAGTCTCACAGACTCTAGCCTCTCGGACGACCGGCTCAACCATCTACTAAGCGTAGCACCCCAGCAGAGCCTGGTGCTCCTGGAAGATGTAGATGCTGCTTTTCTCAGTAGAGACTTGGCCGTGGAGAGTGAGTGAGGATGCTGGGGATGGGGAGTCTTTTGTTTTTAgtgtagtgtgcatgtgtgtgcaagcacatgtGTAGGCACacgcgtgtggaggtcagagaacgtTTTGAAGTCAGTTCTCACCATGTACCGTTTGTCTCTCTTGTTGCCatactcctgtctctgccttcaacATGCCTTAGTGTTTACATATGTGCCACTGGAAGCCACTGCATCCAGCTTTTTACTTGGATTCTGagatcaaacttgggtcttcagACTAGTGTAGCTGCTTATTTGTTTTAACCACAGAGCTAGGTTCCTGACCCAGGAAAGTAGTTATTTAAGACACTGAGGGTCAGAAGTCAACAAGAAACATTTTTGGAGGCCTAAGTCAGCAACAAGAGGCTGATAAGtagggagctgaaggggatttgGGGCTCCCTACTTATCAGCCTCTTGAAGGGGATTTTAACTGAGCCATGACCTTTCACATCCCTGTCATCCTCTAGACCCTGTAAAGTACCAAGGATTAGGTCGCCTCACCTTCAGCGGACTGCTTAATGCTTTGGATGGTGTAGCCTCTACCGAGGCTCGAATTGTGTTCATGACCACTAACCACATTGACAGGTAAGGAGACAGGAAGGCAAAGCTCCACTTGTACACCTCAGGAGAGTTGGGGGATTGAGGAGACTGTCTCAGGAGCTAGCAGGACTGTTGGCTGTGACTCTGCTTTTCCTTAGGCTGGATCCTGCCCTGATACGTCCTGGGCGAGTAGATCTGAAGGAGTATGTGGGCTACTGCTCACACTGGCAGCTGACCCAGATGTTCCAGAGGTTCTATCCAGGACAAGCGCCTTCTTTGGCTGAGAATTTTGCTGAACATGTCCTTAAAGCTACATCCCAGATTAGTCCTGCCCAGGTGCAAGGCTACTTCATGCTGTATAAAAATGACCCCATGGGGGCCATTCACAATGTCGAATCTCTGAGGTGACCCACCAGGCCTGTCACACGAATCTGGTTGGTGACCTTCTTCTTCCCATTGCTGTGTTTGTAATTGAGAATAAAACAGGAGTTGCCATAGCAGGTGCCTGCAAGATCTACATGTACCAGTGGTGGGGCCATGGCCTGAgcgagggagaggaggaggagcgcCATTGGGAAAAGTAGATGCAATCATGAAAGGCCACACGGGTAAGATACACTGTTGCCTGGTGTTGTGGCacacactcccccacccccatttgtttgtttattttgttttggaaacagagttctttgtatagtcctggctgtcctggaacttgttctataaGCCAGGTAgaagatctgcctgactctgactcttgagtactgggattaaaggtatgcatgtGGTACGCACTTTTAATTCTAAAACTTGGGAAGCTAAGGTAGTAAGAGTGTTAAATCTTAAGAtccgggctagagagatggctcagcagttagaagcactgactgctcttccagaggtcctgagttcaattcccagcaaccacatggtggctcacagccatctggaatgggatctgatgccctcttctggtgtgtctgaagacagtgatggcatactcctatacataaaataaataattctttaaaaaaaaaatcctggggctgaggatttagctcagtggtagagcgcttacctaggaagcacaaggccctgggttcggtccccagctccgaaaaaaaagaaccaaaaaaaaaaaaaaaaaaaaaaaaaaaatcctaagaccAACCTAACACCACAGTGAGACTTTCCCCTTAAAACAACAGAAGTACTTGGGATGGAGCTCagctggtagaatgcttgcctggtgTGCACAAACTGGCCATGATGGCAATGGCCTGGAATCCTAccactcaggagatagagacagaaagatctgGAGTTCTTCAACTATATAAAGcttgaggctagtctgggctacatggtaCCTTATCTCAAAACCACCAGCCAGTCAGCTGAACAATGCATGTGTGCAAATGTGGGAATGGATGGAATTATTTGCTGTGTTACTTCTTAAGTATTCTGCACAAATGTCTTTTCAAACCTGACCACACTGGCAGGGAAGACCCTTTTACCCTAGTGTCTCTGGTGGACAGCCTTACAAGAAAGGTGGGAGCCCCTATCATAAAGAGTCATACCACATAAGCTAGCTGCTGTTAAGCAAAGGTCAAATCTCTTTAttgcctccctcccaccccagttCCCTGTCCCCCAACAGTACTGCTAGGAACCTTCCTCAGATTCCAAGCCCAGGGGCTCCCTGCGAGTACCAGACCGGTATGCTCCCTGGCCCCGAGGTAGATGGGGATAGGAAGAACCAGGTGTACGGTTTTTGGAGCGTTCCCAGCGAGCACAGTCCCGAGTCCTGCGAGCTGAGGGGCCCTGCCAGCTACCAGGTCCCTTCTCCTGAGGATGACCTGTGAGGCCTTTGTTACGGGGTTCTGCCTTTAAGTCCACAGTCTCCTTGAGAGGCTTCTCAGGAGGTGGCAGTTCTTGGATTTCACTGGTACCTTTTGGGGCGCAGCACTCCCCGCCTTTTGGGTGCCTCCGATCATACTGTCGCCAGGAGCCACGACCAGGTCGTGGAGGATCTAGCATGGATTTCTGGGTCTCACCCAGCCTCTGTTGATTTGGCCCAGCCCCCGAAGTCTTCTCATAAACATACTGGGTAGCCATGGGTAAAGGAGTTGGCAGAGTTGATTGGGCAGCTAGGGAAGTAGATTGTTCTGCAGAAAGGGTATTAGGTGGTTGGGGTCCTCTTGAGACATCTACTACTGACTCAGGTTCAAGAGcagcaggaggctggagagaagagaggcagaggtgaTGCATCAAGGGGGACCCCTCTCCACTATCAGCAACCATCATCAACCACAACCTTGCTAGCAGAAGAAAGCACACCCTAGGGCCATGGCATTCCTAAGAACTCTGGAGACATCTGAGGCCAAGGGGGAGCCTTTCCTCACCTGCTGAAGGCTAATGAAGTATCGGTTCCGTTCAGCCTCCAGGTCAATGATGCCACCCTTTTCCTGTTGCCTCTGAT
Protein-coding sequences here:
- the Bcs1l gene encoding mitochondrial chaperone BCS1 isoform X1, which translates into the protein MPFTDFVLALKDNPYFGAGFGLVGVGTALAMARKGAQLGLVAFRRHYMITLEVPARDRSYAWLLSWLTRHSTRTQHLSVETSYLQHESGRISTKFEFIPSPGNHFIWYQGKWIRVERNREMQMVDLQTGTPWESVTFTALGTDRKVFFNILEEARALALQQEEGKTVMYTAVGSEWRTFGYPRRRRPLDSVVLQQGLADRIVKDIREFIDNPKWYIDRGIPYRRGYLLYGPPGCGKSSFITALAGELEHSICLLSLTDSSLSDDRLNHLLSVAPQQSLVLLEDVDAAFLSRDLAVENPVKYQGLGRLTFSGLLNALDGVASTEARIVFMTTNHIDRLDPALIRPGRVDLKEYVGYCSHWQLTQMFQRFYPGQAPSLAENFAEHVLKATSQISPAQVQGYFMLYKNDPMGAIHNVESLR
- the Rnf25 gene encoding E3 ubiquitin-protein ligase RNF25 isoform X3 yields the protein MLYELIEKGKEILTDNNIPHGQCVICLYGFQEKEAFTKTPCYHYFHCHCLARYIQHMEQELNTQEQEQQHVVTKQKAVGVQCPVCREPLVYDLASLKAAPEPQQPMELYQPSAESLRQQEELKRLYQRQQEKGGIIDLEAERNRYFISLQQPPAALEPESVVDVSRGPQPPNTLSAEQSTSLAAQSTLPTPLPMATQYVYEKTSGAGPNQQRLGETQKSMLDPPRPGRGSWRQYDRRHPKGGECCAPKGTSEIQELPPPEKPLKETVDLKAEPRNKGLTGHPQEKGPGSWQGPSARRTRDCARWERSKNRTPGSSYPHLPRGQGAYRSGTRREPLGLESEEGS
- the Rnf25 gene encoding E3 ubiquitin-protein ligase RNF25 isoform X2; protein product: MKGNGRSPWEIFITLHPATAEVQDSQFVCFTLVLQVPVQYPHEVPQISIRNPRGLSDEQIHKISQALGHVAKEGLGTAMLYELIEKGKEILTDNNIPHGQCVICLYGFQEKEAFTKTPCYHYFHCHCLARYIQHMEQELNTQEQEQQHVVTKQKAVGVQCPVCREPLVYDLASLKAAPEPQQPMELYQPSAESLRQQEELKRLYQRQQEKGGIIDLEAERNRYFISLQQPPAALEPESVVDVSRGPQPPNTLSAEQSTSLAAQSTLPTPLPMATQYVYEKTSGAGPNQQRLGETQKSMLDPPRPGRGSWRQYDRRHPKGGECCAPKGTSEIQELPPPEKPLKETVDLKAEPRNKGLTGHPQEKGPGSWQGPSARRTRDCARWERSKNRTPGSSYPHLPRGQGAYRSGTRREPLGLESEEGS